A genomic stretch from Anaerolinea thermophila UNI-1 includes:
- a CDS encoding DUF4349 domain-containing protein translates to MKRIWIALLGMVFLLSACSPARSFAPVPGETQRNAITGADMSKGVSAPAYEGVESASLVVPSESAADRLVIRNADLRIVVDDPVSALDEISQLAEKMGGFVVQSNLYKTQTEEGVETPEASITIRVPAERLNDALAQIKSLVKDKNTDILSENVSGQDVTKEYTDLKSRLTNLENTEKQLQRIMEEATKTEDVLAVYNQLVSVREQIEVLKGQIKYYEESAALSMISVTLKASATVKPLTIGKWQPIGVARDALQATLKTYKFLANAAIWIVLYFIPVAVVIILPIWLIIHGLRRLSTRKSKSSQSDESLKG, encoded by the coding sequence ATGAAACGTATCTGGATTGCCTTGCTCGGAATGGTTTTTCTTCTCAGTGCCTGCTCTCCAGCCCGATCGTTTGCGCCTGTACCTGGAGAAACTCAGCGGAATGCCATCACTGGCGCTGACATGTCCAAAGGTGTCTCAGCCCCAGCATACGAAGGGGTGGAAAGCGCCAGCCTGGTTGTGCCTTCTGAGTCCGCGGCAGACCGCCTGGTGATACGCAACGCCGATTTGAGAATCGTGGTTGATGATCCGGTTTCGGCTCTGGACGAAATCTCCCAACTGGCAGAGAAAATGGGCGGGTTTGTGGTGCAATCAAATCTCTATAAAACCCAAACCGAGGAAGGCGTTGAGACCCCCGAAGCCAGCATTACCATCCGTGTTCCGGCGGAACGGCTGAATGATGCCCTTGCCCAGATTAAGAGTCTGGTGAAGGACAAAAATACCGATATCTTAAGCGAAAACGTCTCCGGACAGGATGTAACCAAAGAGTACACCGATTTGAAATCGCGCCTGACCAATCTGGAAAATACCGAAAAACAACTCCAGCGCATCATGGAGGAAGCCACCAAAACGGAAGATGTCCTGGCAGTGTACAATCAACTGGTCTCGGTGCGGGAGCAAATTGAGGTGCTGAAAGGACAAATTAAGTATTATGAAGAGTCTGCGGCGCTCTCAATGATTTCGGTAACTCTGAAAGCCAGCGCAACGGTCAAACCGCTTACCATTGGCAAATGGCAACCCATTGGTGTCGCGCGGGATGCTCTGCAAGCCACCCTGAAGACCTATAAATTCCTTGCCAATGCCGCCATCTGGATAGTTCTGTACTTTATACCGGTGGCAGTGGTCATCATCCTACCCATCTGGCTGATTATCCACGGTTTACGCCGCCTTTCGACGCGCAAATCTAAATCCTCACAGTCGGATGAATCACTCAAAGGATAG
- a CDS encoding metallophosphoesterase family protein: protein MRVLVLSDIHANLTALDAVLKDAGTVDEVWCLGDIVGYGPDPNECIQRIRNLANLTCVLGNHDAAVLGWIPLDAFHRDARHAIYWTRSTLSRENLEWLAEIPERQTRENFTLVHGSPRNPVWEYLLDPISAAQNFAYFETDYCLIGHTHIPLQFSFVSPEYPARWTQPMVRRQVHLHPRAILNPGSVGQPRDHDPRAAYAILDTEEALWHARRVLYDIEAVQERILSADLPRRHAARLSDGW from the coding sequence ATGCGCGTTCTGGTGCTTTCTGATATTCATGCGAATTTGACCGCCCTGGACGCTGTTTTGAAAGATGCTGGGACAGTGGATGAAGTATGGTGCCTTGGGGATATTGTCGGATATGGTCCGGACCCAAACGAATGTATCCAGCGTATTCGCAACCTTGCCAATCTCACCTGTGTACTGGGCAATCACGACGCCGCAGTACTGGGATGGATTCCGCTGGATGCCTTTCATCGGGATGCCCGCCACGCGATTTACTGGACGCGCTCCACGCTGAGCCGGGAAAACCTGGAATGGCTGGCAGAAATCCCCGAAAGACAAACAAGGGAAAATTTTACCCTGGTTCACGGAAGCCCACGAAACCCCGTTTGGGAGTACTTACTGGATCCCATCAGCGCAGCACAAAATTTTGCCTACTTTGAGACAGATTACTGCCTGATTGGTCATACACATATTCCGCTACAGTTTTCATTTGTTTCTCCAGAATACCCTGCCCGATGGACTCAACCCATGGTACGGCGACAGGTGCACCTGCACCCCAGAGCAATTCTCAATCCTGGCTCCGTTGGTCAACCCCGCGACCACGATCCCCGGGCGGCATACGCTATTCTGGACACCGAAGAGGCGCTGTGGCATGCTCGCAGAGTCCTGTACGATATTGAAGCAGTACAGGAACGTATTTTGAGTGCCGATTTACCCCGTCGCCATGCCGCTCGCCTGAGCGATGGATGGTAA
- a CDS encoding DUF3048 domain-containing protein: MKKFGLLWGIFFLVILGISACETTPPQPVVWSAAEPEKALAQDIPETLPTPRLEQRPIPTPTPMPLSELPEHPDNINPLTGLPVSDVSRLERRPVMVKISNYPRAGRPHMGLSHADLVFEYYIGLGFNRFLAVFLGDDAALAGPVRSGRLVDAQLAEMYQGILFYGNADDRTDEVLVQELGPRALAERDIPSPPKYRIEAEIPETTLFVNTRELSEYYTNSGRGSNERRDLRGMIFSDQIHPVNEKADFLAVQFSRQARGEWRYNPETGLYERWIEAGSSEETIPMIRLVDRENNKQIAFANVILLFATYTEYAPTLHDIALFDQNSGKRAIFFRDGVRIEGTWVTASNGRPIQFFNSYGLPMHLKPGNSWIVLVGETSIFRNLAPGQWELRFDIP, from the coding sequence GTGAAGAAATTTGGGCTCTTGTGGGGAATTTTCTTCCTGGTCATCCTCGGAATCAGCGCTTGCGAGACGACCCCGCCCCAGCCAGTGGTATGGTCCGCCGCCGAGCCGGAAAAAGCCCTGGCTCAAGACATTCCCGAAACGTTACCCACCCCCCGACTGGAACAACGTCCCATCCCCACACCAACGCCCATGCCACTGAGTGAACTGCCTGAGCACCCTGACAATATCAATCCGCTCACCGGATTGCCCGTGAGCGATGTGAGCCGTTTGGAACGACGTCCGGTGATGGTGAAAATTTCCAACTACCCGCGCGCCGGACGCCCTCATATGGGATTGTCACACGCCGACCTGGTGTTCGAGTACTACATTGGGTTAGGATTTAACCGCTTTCTGGCAGTCTTTTTGGGGGATGATGCTGCTTTGGCAGGGCCAGTACGTTCAGGGCGACTGGTGGATGCTCAATTGGCAGAAATGTACCAGGGGATTCTGTTTTACGGCAATGCCGACGACCGTACAGATGAAGTGCTGGTACAGGAATTGGGTCCACGTGCTCTGGCTGAACGCGATATTCCTTCCCCACCCAAGTACCGCATCGAGGCAGAAATCCCGGAAACCACCTTGTTTGTGAACACCCGGGAATTGTCTGAATACTACACGAATTCCGGACGGGGAAGCAATGAGCGGCGGGATTTGCGGGGCATGATTTTCAGCGATCAAATTCACCCTGTCAACGAGAAAGCCGATTTTCTCGCCGTGCAATTCAGTCGTCAGGCGCGCGGAGAATGGCGTTACAACCCCGAAACCGGACTGTATGAGCGCTGGATAGAAGCCGGTTCCAGCGAGGAAACCATTCCCATGATTCGGCTTGTTGATCGGGAAAACAACAAGCAGATTGCCTTTGCAAACGTCATCCTGCTATTTGCTACTTACACGGAATACGCTCCCACCCTGCATGATATTGCTCTGTTTGACCAGAACAGTGGAAAACGGGCAATCTTTTTCCGCGATGGAGTGCGCATTGAAGGCACCTGGGTGACCGCCAGCAATGGACGTCCCATTCAATTCTTTAACTCGTACGGTTTACCCATGCACCTGAAACCGGGTAATTCGTGGATTGTCCTGGTGGGAGAAACCTCTATCTTTCGTAATCTTGCCCCCGGACAATGGGAACTGCGTTTTGATATCCCGTGA